A window of the Scandinavium goeteborgense genome harbors these coding sequences:
- a CDS encoding Shiga toxin A subunit: MESSLFSAIQKDLKIDASAVQKEKTAVEIINIAPVSKLYADSLAKQDYTADKAKNRELTLKESDYFSSYYENQTKALTAKYTYINKSNKKDVFIASSLMNEDECSIRFNGYLTLSREF; encoded by the coding sequence ATGGAATCCTCTTTGTTTTCTGCAATACAAAAAGACTTAAAGATTGACGCTTCTGCTGTTCAGAAGGAGAAGACAGCCGTAGAAATTATCAATATCGCACCTGTATCTAAACTTTATGCTGATTCGCTGGCTAAACAAGATTATACCGCAGACAAGGCTAAGAACCGCGAGCTGACATTAAAAGAAAGTGATTATTTCTCTAGCTATTATGAGAATCAGACAAAAGCTCTCACAGCAAAATATACGTATATCAATAAGAGCAATAAAAAGGATGTATTTATTGCCTCTAGCCTTATGAATGAAGATGAGTGCTCCATTCGGTTTAATGGATATCTCACATTATCCAGAGAATTTTAA
- a CDS encoding Hcp family type VI secretion system effector produces the protein MSLPAYLFLYDENGVLVPGHCIIPGREGAIEVMNSSYGVRQSVDSHTGNMTGARQHNPVILHKQLDKVSPYLAIAVCESKRLQKAVIRYFEIVEAGIEVETFTITLESVVISSVDFTHVYYPGSSSPNMHEVVGLRFRGIEWNYVKGNIKYDDAWMKPAPQQK, from the coding sequence ATGTCATTACCCGCTTATTTATTTCTTTATGATGAAAATGGAGTACTGGTTCCTGGTCATTGTATTATCCCAGGCCGCGAAGGTGCGATAGAAGTAATGAACAGCAGCTACGGGGTCAGACAAAGCGTTGATAGCCATACTGGAAACATGACCGGGGCCCGGCAACACAATCCGGTGATACTGCATAAGCAATTGGATAAAGTCAGTCCTTATCTTGCGATTGCGGTATGCGAATCTAAACGCTTACAAAAAGCGGTAATTAGATATTTTGAGATTGTAGAAGCGGGTATCGAAGTTGAAACCTTTACCATTACGCTCGAAAGCGTAGTGATTTCCTCTGTGGATTTCACACATGTTTATTATCCGGGGAGTTCTTCGCCTAACATGCATGAAGTAGTAGGGCTCAGGTTCAGAGGGATTGAATGGAATTACGTTAAAGGAAATATCAAATATGATGATGCGTGGATGAAGCCAGCCCCGCAGCAAAAATGA
- a CDS encoding EAL domain-containing protein encodes MQILKEKFSVDTYPLSLTKTILLTLLLTFCVVFATMYTFLNYAGYSFLDTLSEEILSSKKQTIERAINNYINVPQQSNAIVVHALSNMDASTFSVRDLSGLLINNVTNVFSERDYLDMVEFGSANNDFIGISHDRLQENYLGIKDALTGNQLTLLSDYSLDSSVEKVISAYDNNSRIWYKAAAADRRSHWTPAFRDYDAAGTAGIAWSSPGFDRYGTFMGVVASELHFSELNNNLEHFKPYPESILLIVNDKNELVASSMPSLTQSMLKENRHELVLQTLDKIGVPEIVSAGHALATRKAPGMLSVKVNGKRFYADTFDVKDQEGQLHWKGIIVSPATAITQTMLNYGQVVMLVLFIACGLGFLAVGFVLSRATRPLNEIARKADELVTHRWTPSKDKRHFPEIASLETTFMALSHKLAESFELQRKKIEEDDGTALWTRAGLRQQPSLYKRRNMVGLIHINNMYSIVNALGTEFADTFINEFISRLRNLLPTDILIARDTTDKLLVVFPGMNQHKDYLRYRGVMESMFMGEDSEQRANDNKYVYTGNVGMVIETITEENFSAIRRRAGMALLQAEAIGNGVVELFSQEMYEKELYNIKLHEYLNDAIHQHEFHLVLQPIIDQNDEEHCREGECLLRWKSEALGEIPPTRFIPLAEESGLIVPLGKWVIEEACQKLAEMIARGAPKDFLLHINVSAIQLLQQDFAWHLMDAIRQNGLANSNICIEITESVLMQDMQRIGKMLSYLRRHGISISLDDFGSGFSSLSYLHALPFDSIKIDRNFVHGVMGDEKAQSVISSLIVLASGFNVPLIAEGIEDEEVMMKLKALGCEKAQGYYFRRPAEFSDFRCEAGEFYYQPGDERKEEPV; translated from the coding sequence ATGCAAATCCTGAAGGAAAAGTTCTCCGTCGACACCTATCCGTTGTCGTTGACCAAGACCATTTTGTTGACGCTATTGCTGACGTTTTGCGTGGTGTTCGCCACCATGTATACATTCCTGAACTATGCCGGATACTCGTTCCTCGACACCCTCAGTGAGGAAATCCTCAGTTCGAAAAAGCAGACCATCGAGCGGGCGATTAATAACTACATTAATGTTCCGCAGCAGTCGAATGCGATTGTGGTCCACGCCCTGAGCAATATGGATGCCAGCACCTTTTCGGTGCGGGATCTCAGCGGTCTGCTGATTAACAACGTCACCAATGTTTTTTCCGAGCGTGACTATCTCGACATGGTGGAGTTCGGCAGTGCCAATAATGATTTCATTGGTATCTCGCACGACAGGCTGCAAGAGAACTATCTTGGGATAAAAGACGCCTTAACCGGCAATCAGCTCACGTTGCTCAGTGACTACAGCCTCGATTCGTCTGTTGAAAAAGTGATCTCCGCATACGATAACAACTCGCGCATCTGGTACAAGGCGGCGGCAGCCGATCGCCGATCGCACTGGACGCCTGCTTTCCGTGATTATGATGCCGCTGGAACGGCGGGTATCGCCTGGAGTTCACCGGGCTTTGACCGCTACGGTACGTTCATGGGCGTGGTGGCAAGCGAGCTGCATTTCTCTGAACTGAACAATAACCTTGAGCATTTCAAACCGTACCCGGAAAGTATTCTGCTTATCGTGAACGATAAAAATGAGCTGGTAGCCTCGTCGATGCCGTCGTTGACCCAATCGATGCTCAAAGAGAACCGCCACGAACTGGTGCTGCAAACGTTAGATAAAATCGGCGTACCGGAAATTGTGAGTGCCGGACACGCGCTGGCGACGCGCAAAGCACCTGGAATGTTGTCCGTTAAGGTCAACGGCAAGCGTTTCTATGCCGACACGTTTGATGTCAAAGATCAGGAAGGCCAACTGCACTGGAAAGGGATCATTGTGAGCCCGGCTACGGCAATTACCCAGACCATGCTTAATTATGGTCAGGTGGTGATGCTGGTGCTGTTTATCGCCTGTGGTCTTGGTTTCCTGGCGGTTGGTTTTGTGCTGTCACGCGCCACACGGCCGCTCAATGAGATTGCCCGTAAAGCAGATGAGCTGGTGACGCACCGCTGGACACCTTCCAAAGATAAACGCCACTTCCCGGAAATCGCCTCGCTGGAAACGACCTTTATGGCGCTGTCGCACAAGCTGGCAGAAAGCTTTGAATTGCAGCGTAAAAAGATTGAAGAAGATGACGGCACTGCGTTGTGGACCCGCGCGGGATTGCGCCAGCAGCCTTCGCTTTATAAGCGCCGCAACATGGTCGGACTCATCCACATCAACAACATGTACAGCATCGTGAATGCGTTGGGGACTGAGTTCGCCGATACCTTTATTAACGAGTTTATTTCCCGACTGCGCAACCTGCTGCCGACCGATATTCTGATCGCGCGTGACACCACCGATAAACTGCTGGTGGTATTCCCGGGGATGAATCAGCACAAGGATTACCTGCGCTATCGCGGTGTGATGGAATCGATGTTCATGGGCGAAGATAGTGAGCAGCGGGCCAACGACAATAAATACGTCTACACCGGCAACGTGGGCATGGTTATTGAGACGATCACCGAAGAGAATTTCTCGGCGATCCGCCGCCGTGCAGGCATGGCATTGCTGCAGGCAGAGGCGATCGGCAACGGCGTAGTTGAGCTGTTCTCACAGGAAATGTACGAAAAAGAGCTGTACAACATCAAGCTGCATGAGTATCTGAACGATGCGATTCATCAGCATGAGTTCCATCTGGTGCTACAGCCGATTATCGATCAGAATGACGAAGAGCACTGCCGTGAAGGTGAGTGTTTGCTTCGCTGGAAATCCGAAGCGTTAGGCGAGATCCCACCGACGCGCTTTATTCCGCTGGCGGAAGAGAGCGGCCTGATTGTTCCACTCGGGAAATGGGTGATTGAAGAAGCCTGCCAGAAGTTGGCGGAAATGATTGCCCGCGGCGCGCCGAAGGATTTCCTGTTGCACATTAACGTGTCGGCCATCCAGCTGCTCCAGCAGGATTTCGCCTGGCATCTGATGGATGCAATCCGCCAGAATGGCCTCGCGAACAGCAATATCTGCATTGAAATCACCGAAAGTGTGCTGATGCAGGACATGCAGCGCATCGGCAAAATGCTGAGCTATTTGCGCCGCCACGGTATTTCAATCTCGCTGGACGATTTTGGTTCCGGCTTCAGCAGCCTCTCGTACCTGCACGCATTGCCGTTCGACAGCATCAAAATTGACCGTAACTTTGTCCACGGCGTCATGGGTGATGAAAAAGCGCAGTCGGTCATCAGCTCGCTTATCGTATTGGCCAGCGGCTTTAACGTACCGCTGATCGCCGAAGGCATAGAAGACGAAGAGGTGATGATGAAGCTCAAAGCACTGGGTTGCGAGAAAGCGCAGGGTTACTACTTCCGCCGCCCGGCAGAATTCTCAGACTTCCGTTGCGAAGCGGGTGAGTTTTACTATCAGCCTGGCGATGAGCGGAAGGAAGAGCCGGTTTAA
- a CDS encoding type IV secretion protein Rhs, translated as MPVNEFIKPTSGTIIIPGGLRLLTIGEIALAKTLYGNSIKYYRVWVHRESYLPFNLQPINVTMSPNGEMWFREETYSPDFSLEPELINKHRFMHEMMHVWQTQKGMFVRTRGLFSRISDYSYSLDKADLLHYGLEQQASIVSDYWLLLHHGFARNSNLYEYRDFNPNKSIYSLIGKYKSVLNGFPG; from the coding sequence ATGCCAGTTAATGAATTTATCAAGCCTACGTCGGGTACAATTATCATTCCCGGAGGCTTGAGGCTACTCACCATTGGTGAAATAGCGTTGGCGAAGACGTTGTATGGCAACAGCATTAAATACTATCGTGTGTGGGTACACAGAGAAAGCTATCTTCCCTTTAACCTACAACCCATAAATGTGACGATGAGCCCTAACGGTGAGATGTGGTTTAGAGAGGAAACGTATTCACCCGATTTTTCATTAGAACCGGAACTAATAAATAAACACAGATTCATGCATGAAATGATGCACGTGTGGCAAACCCAAAAAGGCATGTTTGTCAGAACCCGAGGGCTATTCTCTCGTATTTCCGATTACAGCTATAGCTTAGATAAAGCTGATTTGCTTCACTATGGTTTAGAGCAGCAAGCATCAATCGTGAGTGATTATTGGTTATTGTTACATCACGGTTTCGCAAGGAACAGCAACTTATATGAATATCGTGATTTCAACCCAAATAAATCAATTTATTCACTTATAGGAAAATATAAATCAGTGCTAAATGGATTTCCAGGATGA
- a CDS encoding putative T6SS immunity periplasmic lipoprotein, which produces MKILVYIPLVIMLVGCPGGPRAPETKPTLINGDSLCFSINNKDELNYYNITTTNNDDIIFLDSSGNVKLHLFYPGSCINIQWKYGHSYVISYGLNGKNFVHEFFIDNNGQLTNLGDYISTTERGVFIHDDVICFSVNKSDTLNYYRVESAESGQYKIIKSGENLNLTYPNSCIKLNLKTGYRYIFTYILNGKKHSHLHFTDNKEDL; this is translated from the coding sequence ATGAAAATATTAGTATATATACCATTAGTCATTATGTTAGTAGGTTGCCCTGGTGGCCCCAGAGCTCCTGAAACAAAACCCACTTTAATTAATGGGGATAGTCTTTGTTTTAGTATCAATAATAAGGATGAATTAAACTATTACAACATCACCACTACAAATAATGATGACATTATTTTTTTAGATTCTTCTGGCAATGTAAAACTACATCTTTTTTACCCTGGCAGTTGTATAAACATTCAATGGAAATATGGGCATAGTTATGTCATTTCCTATGGTCTAAATGGAAAGAACTTTGTACATGAGTTTTTCATTGATAACAATGGTCAATTAACAAACCTTGGGGATTATATCTCTACTACAGAGCGTGGAGTGTTTATACATGATGATGTAATTTGCTTTAGTGTAAACAAAAGCGACACACTTAATTATTACAGAGTTGAGTCTGCCGAAAGTGGGCAGTATAAAATAATAAAATCAGGTGAAAATTTAAACCTAACCTATCCTAACTCCTGCATTAAATTAAATTTAAAGACAGGTTACCGTTATATTTTCACATATATATTAAACGGAAAGAAACATTCTCACTTACACTTCACTGATAACAAAGAGGATCTATAA
- a CDS encoding DUF3772 domain-containing protein, with protein MRKMLKVPLLLALLSCLMITPFLSQADDSPAQTDVEQPVKVNANLALPALQKRLDTLKQQVSAAKADKQFTTLNDEAQKLVSDADKLGVALAPQLAQVQAQLDVLGPPPAPGTLTETPQVVSQRKQLNNSKTLLTTQIEQTKAIGVGAQNLSAQIFGLRRDALKTQIALNTGSILGEKFWAPLINPTEKDTARFEDFGLQVSDAWDQAWSDEWRFGSGFCLLLALIIGLFGRMALDKPVGWMLPRWLPQGRFRRSFLACFTTLSTMFTLGISMQLLCHIFTRLPDTSQPVLEFADQLVELTYFSAIIAGLGIALLSNSHPSWRLPGIADSLAKTLGSFPALLATFIFIFGTLEQLNALVGTSIAATLFGNGLSALLVALNCLIAPVRVNRMRRKMRADGEQTEARSTIAGLIHLVISLTAVVILGALLIGYIPLARFVTFELLWIGLVVSCLYLLIHFVVDLCECVFSPSTQSGKILKSTLSLNDRHLSLAATLFSAVGKTSLLLMAAIALLNGTFGTTTPVELLKKIVDIWGGEGIGGISIIPAHAMNAFLCLVVGWYILRSTRRWLDNDFLPKTMMDRGLRASLVTLFTNVGYVLIIMLTLSMLGIEWNKLAWIVSALSVGIGFGLQEIVKNFISGLILLTERPVKVGDLVSISGVEGDIRRINVRATEIQLSDKSTVIVPNSQLISQNVRNATMGNAQGVATIALTFPLDIDPEQVRNLLLMAYTLHESILDAPAPSVSFKELGPNGIVLSVTGYVNSPRMVSSTRSDLLYEILKMLREAGVSLSQTQTMILEQPHKAVTEE; from the coding sequence ATGCGAAAAATGTTAAAAGTGCCGCTGCTACTGGCATTGTTGTCATGCTTGATGATCACACCTTTTCTGTCTCAGGCGGATGACAGCCCCGCGCAAACCGACGTGGAGCAACCTGTTAAGGTTAATGCCAACCTCGCGCTTCCCGCGCTGCAAAAACGCCTGGATACCCTGAAGCAGCAAGTGTCTGCCGCGAAAGCGGATAAACAATTCACTACCCTGAACGATGAAGCGCAGAAGCTTGTTAGCGACGCCGATAAGCTCGGTGTGGCGCTGGCGCCTCAGCTGGCACAGGTTCAGGCTCAGCTTGATGTTCTCGGCCCGCCGCCTGCGCCAGGCACCCTGACGGAAACCCCGCAGGTCGTTAGCCAGCGTAAACAGCTCAATAATAGTAAGACCCTTCTCACCACTCAGATTGAGCAAACCAAAGCCATCGGCGTGGGGGCGCAAAACTTGTCCGCGCAAATCTTTGGCTTACGCCGCGATGCGCTGAAAACGCAAATTGCGCTGAATACGGGCAGTATTCTGGGCGAGAAGTTTTGGGCACCGCTTATCAATCCCACTGAGAAAGATACCGCGCGCTTTGAAGATTTTGGCTTACAGGTTAGCGATGCCTGGGATCAGGCCTGGAGCGATGAATGGCGTTTTGGCTCAGGTTTCTGTCTGCTACTGGCGCTGATTATTGGTCTGTTCGGACGCATGGCACTGGATAAACCCGTCGGCTGGATGCTCCCCCGCTGGTTACCGCAGGGGCGTTTCCGTCGCAGTTTTCTCGCCTGTTTCACCACACTCAGCACGATGTTCACGCTGGGTATCAGTATGCAGCTGCTGTGTCATATCTTCACGCGGTTACCGGATACCTCGCAGCCAGTGCTGGAGTTTGCCGATCAGCTCGTTGAGCTCACCTATTTCTCGGCGATCATCGCCGGGCTTGGGATAGCCTTACTCTCTAACAGCCATCCTTCCTGGCGTTTGCCGGGCATTGCCGATTCGCTGGCAAAAACACTCGGCTCGTTTCCTGCACTGCTGGCCACGTTTATCTTTATCTTTGGCACTCTAGAGCAGCTCAACGCCCTTGTCGGGACCAGTATTGCCGCCACCCTGTTTGGCAACGGGTTGTCGGCCTTGCTGGTCGCGCTGAACTGCCTGATAGCGCCGGTACGCGTTAACCGTATGCGCCGCAAAATGCGGGCCGATGGCGAGCAAACGGAAGCGCGCTCCACGATTGCCGGCCTGATTCATCTGGTGATAAGCCTGACGGCAGTGGTCATTCTGGGTGCGCTGCTGATTGGTTATATCCCGCTGGCTCGCTTTGTTACCTTCGAGCTGCTGTGGATTGGTCTGGTCGTCAGCTGCTTGTATCTGTTGATTCACTTCGTGGTCGATCTCTGTGAGTGCGTTTTCTCGCCTTCCACCCAAAGCGGCAAAATACTCAAAAGTACGCTGAGCCTTAACGATCGCCATCTGTCCCTCGCAGCAACGCTGTTCTCGGCCGTCGGTAAAACCTCGCTGTTGCTGATGGCAGCCATTGCCCTACTCAACGGGACTTTCGGCACCACCACGCCAGTAGAGTTGCTGAAAAAAATCGTGGATATCTGGGGCGGGGAAGGTATCGGTGGGATCAGTATTATCCCGGCGCATGCCATGAATGCCTTCCTGTGTCTGGTCGTCGGCTGGTACATATTGCGCTCCACCCGTCGCTGGCTTGATAACGATTTCCTGCCAAAAACTATGATGGACCGCGGTCTGCGTGCATCGCTTGTCACGCTATTCACGAACGTCGGTTACGTCCTGATCATCATGCTGACGCTTTCGATGCTCGGCATCGAATGGAACAAACTGGCGTGGATTGTCAGCGCCCTGTCGGTGGGTATCGGTTTTGGTCTACAGGAGATTGTGAAGAACTTTATCTCCGGCCTCATCTTGCTGACTGAACGCCCGGTCAAAGTGGGCGATTTGGTGAGTATTAGCGGCGTGGAGGGGGATATTCGTCGTATCAACGTCCGCGCGACGGAAATCCAGTTGAGCGACAAATCGACGGTGATCGTCCCGAACTCGCAGCTTATTTCTCAGAACGTGCGCAACGCCACCATGGGGAACGCACAGGGAGTGGCGACCATCGCCCTGACCTTCCCACTGGATATCGATCCTGAACAGGTGCGCAACCTGTTACTGATGGCTTATACCCTGCATGAATCCATTCTGGACGCACCGGCACCGTCGGTCAGCTTTAAAGAGCTCGGACCTAACGGCATTGTGTTGAGCGTGACAGGTTATGTGAACAGCCCGCGCATGGTCAGCTCAACGCGCAGCGACCTGTTATACGAAATCCTCAAAATGCTTCGCGAGGCGGGTGTCAGCCTGAGTCAGACGCAAACGATGATCCTCGAGCAGCCGCACAAAGCGGTGACCGAGGAATAA
- the thiD gene encoding bifunctional hydroxymethylpyrimidine kinase/phosphomethylpyrimidine kinase: MKRINALTIAGTDPSGGAGIQADLKTFSALGAYGCSVVTALVAQNTHGVQSVYRIQPDFVAAQLDSVFSDVRIDTTKIGMLAETDIVEAVAERLARYRIKNVVLDTVMLAKSGDPLLSASAVATLRSRLLPQVSLITPNLPEAAALLDAPHAQNEREMLEQGRALRALGCEAVLMKGGHLDDAESPDWLFTAEGETRFTAPRVQTKNTHGTGCTLSAALAALRPRHANWLETVPEAKRWLSAALSAADSLEVGHGIGPVHHFHAWW; encoded by the coding sequence ATGAAACGGATTAACGCCTTAACTATCGCCGGAACCGACCCGAGCGGTGGGGCAGGGATCCAGGCAGACCTGAAAACTTTCTCGGCGTTGGGGGCTTACGGCTGTTCGGTGGTCACCGCGCTGGTGGCGCAGAACACACATGGCGTGCAGTCGGTTTATCGCATCCAACCGGATTTTGTCGCGGCCCAGCTGGATTCGGTATTCAGCGACGTGCGCATCGACACCACCAAAATCGGCATGCTGGCGGAAACGGATATCGTCGAAGCGGTGGCGGAGCGTCTGGCGCGCTATCGCATCAAAAACGTGGTACTCGACACCGTGATGCTGGCGAAAAGCGGCGATCCGCTGTTGTCCGCCTCGGCGGTTGCCACGTTGCGCAGTCGGCTGCTGCCGCAGGTTTCATTGATTACGCCGAATTTGCCGGAGGCCGCCGCATTGTTGGATGCGCCGCACGCGCAAAACGAACGCGAAATGCTCGAGCAGGGTCGGGCGCTGCGGGCGTTGGGCTGCGAAGCGGTGCTGATGAAGGGTGGTCATCTGGATGATGCCGAAAGCCCGGACTGGCTGTTTACCGCCGAGGGTGAAACGCGGTTCACCGCCCCGCGCGTGCAGACAAAAAATACCCACGGTACCGGTTGCACGCTATCGGCGGCGTTAGCGGCGCTGCGTCCGCGCCACGCAAACTGGCTGGAAACGGTGCCGGAAGCCAAGCGCTGGCTGTCGGCGGCGCTTTCCGCGGCGGATTCTCTGGAGGTCGGTCACGGAATTGGCCCGGTGCATCATTTTCACGCGTGGTGGTAG
- the thiM gene encoding hydroxyethylthiazole kinase yields MQPDLLSSAQLAHISRLFRNRSPLVHCMTNDVVQTFTANVLLALGASPAMVIDAQEAPQFAALADALLINVGTLTQERAHAMRLAIDSANANNTPWTLDPVAVGALSLRTEFCQQLLALRPAAIRGNASEIMALAGMSHGGRGVDTTDTAAAALPAAEALARQYSTRVAVTGEVDYVTDGRRTLMIPGGDPLMTRVVGTGCALSAVVAGCCALPGDALDNVAAACAMMKRAGRAATENSRGPGSFVAAFLDALYAEGQP; encoded by the coding sequence ATGCAACCTGACCTGTTAAGTTCCGCGCAGCTCGCGCACATTTCACGTCTTTTTCGTAACCGTTCGCCGCTCGTTCACTGCATGACCAATGACGTAGTACAAACGTTCACCGCCAATGTTTTGCTGGCGCTGGGTGCCTCCCCGGCGATGGTGATTGATGCCCAGGAAGCCCCGCAGTTTGCCGCCCTTGCAGATGCGTTGCTGATTAATGTCGGCACGCTGACCCAGGAACGCGCGCACGCCATGCGCTTAGCCATCGACAGTGCCAATGCCAATAACACGCCCTGGACGCTGGACCCGGTGGCGGTGGGGGCGCTAAGTTTGCGGACGGAGTTTTGTCAGCAGCTGTTGGCGCTGCGTCCGGCGGCGATCCGCGGCAATGCTTCTGAAATCATGGCGCTGGCGGGCATGAGCCACGGTGGGCGCGGGGTCGATACCACCGACACCGCCGCCGCTGCATTACCGGCAGCCGAGGCGCTGGCGCGTCAATATTCAACGCGGGTCGCGGTCACCGGTGAAGTGGATTACGTCACCGATGGGCGTCGCACGCTGATGATTCCCGGCGGCGATCCGTTAATGACCCGGGTGGTCGGCACCGGCTGTGCGCTGTCAGCCGTGGTCGCCGGGTGCTGTGCGCTGCCGGGCGATGCCCTGGACAACGTGGCTGCCGCCTGCGCCATGATGAAACGCGCGGGGCGTGCGGCAACTGAAAACAGCCGTGGGCCGGGCAGCTTTGTCGCCGCTTTCCTCGACGCGCTTTACGCGGAGGGGCAGCCATGA
- a CDS encoding Hcp family type VI secretion system effector: protein MSLPAYLFLYDENGVLVPGHCIIPGREGAIEVMNSSYGVRQSVDSHTGNMTGTRQHNPVILHKQLDKVSPYLAIAVCESKRLQKAVIKYFEIVEAGVEVETFTITLESVVISSVDFTHVYYPGSSSPNMHEVVGLRFRGIEWNYVRGNIKYDDAWMKPAPQQK, encoded by the coding sequence ATGTCATTACCCGCTTATTTATTTCTTTATGATGAAAATGGAGTACTGGTTCCTGGTCATTGTATTATCCCAGGCCGCGAAGGTGCTATTGAGGTCATGAACAGTAGCTACGGGGTCAGACAAAGCGTTGATAGCCATACTGGAAACATGACCGGGACCCGGCAACACAATCCGGTGATACTGCATAAGCAATTGGATAAAGTCAGTCCTTATCTGGCGATTGCGGTATGCGAATCTAAACGCTTACAAAAAGCGGTGATTAAATATTTTGAGATTGTAGAAGCCGGCGTTGAAGTTGAAACCTTTACCATCACGCTCGAAAGCGTGGTGATTTCCTCTGTGGATTTCACACATGTTTATTATCCGGGGAGTTCCTCGCCTAACATGCATGAAGTGGTAGGACTGAGGTTCAGAGGGATTGAATGGAATTACGTTAGAGGAAATATTAAATACGATGATGCGTGGATGAAGCCAGCCCCGCAGCAAAAATGA
- a CDS encoding type IV secretion protein Rhs, translating into MPVNETIDPTSGTRIGPGGIRQLTIGEIALAKTLYGYSIKYSRVWVHRESYLPFNLQPITVAMSPDGEMWFREETYSPDFSLEHNPKKKHIFMHEMMHVWQNQKGMFVRTRGLFSRFADYSYSLDKADLLHYGLEQQASIVSDYWLLLQHGFNDNSLYEYRDYTPEQSIHLLIQKYKSVLKGFPG; encoded by the coding sequence ATGCCAGTTAATGAAACAATAGATCCCACATCAGGAACACGTATAGGCCCCGGAGGGATCCGACAACTCACCATTGGTGAAATAGCATTGGCGAAGACGTTATATGGCTACAGCATTAAATACTCTCGTGTGTGGGTACACAGAGAAAGCTATCTTCCCTTTAATCTACAACCTATCACCGTAGCTATGAGTCCTGACGGTGAAATGTGGTTTAGAGAGGAAACGTATTCACCTGATTTTTCATTAGAACATAATCCTAAGAAGAAACATATCTTCATGCATGAAATGATGCACGTATGGCAAAACCAAAAAGGTATGTTTGTAAGAACCAGAGGCTTATTTTCTCGTTTTGCCGATTACAGTTACAGTTTAGATAAGGCAGATTTGCTGCACTATGGTCTTGAGCAACAAGCCAGTATTGTGAGTGATTATTGGCTACTGCTACAACATGGCTTTAATGATAATTCATTATACGAGTATCGGGACTACACGCCTGAGCAATCTATACATTTACTCATTCAAAAATACAAATCCGTATTAAAAGGATTTCCTGGATGA
- a CDS encoding putative T6SS immunity periplasmic lipoprotein — protein sequence MKTFIAIPFILLLTGCPGGKPGPHTRSTFIEGNHLCFSVDKKDVLSYYRIESSENIDDSVVEYNEDLHQSYPDNCIIFKWHYGYSYTLSYGLNGNDYIHEFFIDNNGRLTHLGGL from the coding sequence ATGAAAACATTCATTGCTATCCCTTTTATATTACTATTAACAGGTTGTCCCGGTGGAAAACCTGGTCCCCATACGAGATCTACGTTTATTGAGGGCAATCACCTTTGCTTTAGCGTGGATAAGAAAGATGTGTTGAGTTACTACCGCATCGAATCAAGTGAAAATATCGATGATAGTGTAGTTGAGTATAATGAAGACTTACATCAATCTTATCCTGATAACTGTATTATTTTCAAATGGCATTATGGCTATTCTTATACCCTTTCCTATGGCCTTAATGGCAATGATTATATTCATGAGTTTTTTATTGATAATAATGGTCGACTGACACATTTAGGAGGTCTGTAA